The following nucleotide sequence is from bacterium.
AGCACCCGACTGCCCTGTCGGCCCGGGGGGGTCTATACGGCCTCTGCCTGGTGCCGCACCACCGACAAGTGTTCCCCCGGCCTGTACCTCAACTTCTATGATGACGTAGGCTTTCGGGTTCACCATCTGTACCAACGGGCCACCGGGCCGACACAGGGCTGGGTGCAGGTGCAAGCGCAGACCACCGCACCGGCTGACGCGACCACCGTCAGCGTCCTGCTATACGCCTACATCGGCGATGTGGGCGCGGTTGATGCCGATGACGTGACGCTGGCGGTGAGCGGCGGCGCCGCGCCCGGGAGCACCGGCATCCCCCCGGCGCCGATCGGCAAGAAGGAGGTCGTCAACTTGGAGTCGCGGCGTGAACTGTTCGTGGATGGGTACATGGTGGACAGTCTGTCGGGCAGCGCGGTGCGGCGCCTGCATCACCCGGAGCGTCGCGGGGTGGCGCTGCAACTGGACCAGCCCTGGGAGGGGCCGACCTCCGCTTACTTCGCGGTTGTGCCCGTGGATGGCAAGATCCGCATCTACTTCCGCGGCTCGGGGCAGGAGGGGACCCACGAGGTGACGTGCGTGGCCGAGAGCGAGGACGGGCTGAACTTCACCCGGCCGAAGCTGGGCCTGTACGAGTGGGCGGGCAACAAGGACAACAGCATCGTGTGGATGGGCGCCGGGACCCACAACTTTGCCCCCTTCCTGGACACCAACCCGCAGGCCCCGGCCGACCAGCGCTTCAAGGCCCTGGCCAGCGCCGGCCCGAACGCCTCGCTGGTCGCCTTCGTCTCGGCGGACGGCTATCGTTGGCGGAAGCTGCGCGAGGAGCCTGTCATCACCAAGGGCGCCTTCGACTCGCAGAACCTGGCCTTCTGGGACACGGAGCGCAAGCTCTATGTCGAGTACCACCGGGGCTTCCGCGACGGCGTGCGAGACATCATGACCTCCACCTCGCCGGACTTCATCACCTGGACCGAGCCGCAGTGGCTTGACTACGGCGAAGCGCCCAAGGAGCACCTGTATACCAACGCCATCACGCCGTACTTCCGCGCCCCGCACCTCCACCTGGGTTTCCCGAACCGCCTCATGGAGAGCCGGAAGAAGGTCGCGAGCCACCCCGGGCCGGGCGTGGACGACGCCCTGCTGATGAGCAGCCGGGACATGATCCACTTCGAGCGCTGGCGCGAGGCATTCATCTACCCGAGTCTCGACTGGGAGAACTGGACCGACCGCAACAACTACATCGCCTGGGGGCTTGTGCCCCTCAGTGAGCGCGAGATCGGCATCTACTCGACCGACCACTACCGACACCAGTCGGCCCGGCTGATGCTCAACACCATCCGCACCGATGGCTTCGCCTCCGTCTATGCCGACATGATCGGCGGGCAGATGCTGACCCGGCCGTTCACGTTCACCGGCAAGCGGCTGGAGATCAACTACGCCACCTCGGCCGCGGGCAGCCTGAAGTTCGCACTGTGCGACGACGCCGGGGAAGCCTATCCGGGCTTCGGCCTGGGTGACAGCGAGATCCTGTTCGGCAATGAACTGGCCCACACGGTGAGTTGGGCGCAGGGCAGCGATGTCAGCAGCCTGGCGGGCAAGACGGTGCGGCTGCGGGTGAACCTCAAGGACGCGGACCTGTTCTCGCTGCGCTTCACTGACTGAGCCACCTTCCCGGCCCTGACACGCCGGGACCGGCCTGGACAACAAGGGAGCCTTCATGACCGCCACGCTGGCGCCGATTGACTATGTCGTCCTGATCGTGTACATGGCCGCTTCGGTCTTGCTGGGCGTGTGGTTCGTCCGCGAGCAACGGACCGTCAAGGACTACTTCCTGGCCGGGCAGAGCATGAACTGGTTCGTGGTGGCCATCTCGGTCATCGCGGCCCTGTTCTCGGGCATCAGCTACCTGGGGGCCCCCACCGAAGTCTTCAACTATGACATGACCTACGCGGTCACCGTGCTGTCGTTCTTCGTCGCCACGCCCCTCATCATCCTGGTCTTCCTGCCGCGCTTCTACCGAGCGAACTTCTATAGTGCCTACGAGTATCTCGAGCGCCGCTTCGACTTGCAGGTGCGCACGTGGTCCTCGGCCATGTTCATCATCCGTGTCGTCTTCTACCTGGCCCTGGCGATCTACGCTCCCGCCCTGGCCCTGGCCAGCGTGACCGGCCTGCCCCTGTGGTTCTCGATTGCGGTCATCGGTATCCTGACGACGGTCTACACCACCCTCGGAGGCATGAAGGCCGTCATCTGGACCGATGTCATGCAGTTCTTCGTGCTCTTCGGCGGGCAGGTGGCCATCGGCTGGTTCGCGATGAGCCGCATCCCCGGCGGCCTGTCGGGGACATGGGACATCGCCGCCTCGGCTGGCAAGCTCAACTGGCTGAACTTCGACTGGAGCCTGACGGTCCGGGTGACGTTCTGGGGGGCGCTGATCGGCGGGCTGTTCAACAACCTGGTGCAGATGGGCACCGATCAGATCTCCGTGCAGCGCTACCTGACCGCCAAGAGCCGCGCCGAGGCCGGCAAGTCGCTGTGGTTCAAGCTCATCATCACCCTGCCGGTGGTTATCGTCTTCTACCTGATGGGCGCCATTCTGTACGCCTTCTATCAGACCTATCCCGACCGGCTGCCGGACCTGGCGCAGAAGGACCGCATCCTGCCGTACTTCGTGGTCAACGAGTTGCCGCACGGACTACCGGGGCTGCTGGTAGCCGCCATCTTCGCGGCCACGATGTCCACCGTCTCCTCGGGCATCAATGCCCTGAGTACCGCCAGCATCGTGGACTTCTACCAGCGGAACATGCAGCGCAACCCCGAGCCGGAGCGCCTGCTCCAGCTCTCCAAGTGGCTCACCCTGGTCTATGGCGTCCTCGCCACGGCGGTGGCCTTCCTGATGCCGCTGCTGGGCACGTTGATCGAGGCCACCAACAAGATCATGGGGATGCTCGGCGGTCCGCTGCTGGGGGTGTTCCTGCTGGGGATGCTGACCAAGCGGACCACCTCGCGCGGGGCCCTGCTCGGCGCCTTCTTCGGCTCGCTGCTGCTCGCCTTCGTTGTCTTCGAGACGAAGGTCTCCTTCCTGTGGTACGCCGCCATCGGCTGTGTCGCCACGTTTGTCCTGGGCTACCTGTTCAGCCTGGCGACGGGGCAGCCGGAGGCGGAGGAGGACGACGAGGTGGGGGAGGAGCCGGGCGGCTAGCCGCTCGCCGCAGAGCCAGACTGCCTGCCTGCCCGCCATGCCCCCCAGGCCAGCATCAGCAGGCTGATCCCCACGCACACGTACGGCAATAGCCACACCCCACGCACGTATGGCGTGACGAACGAGCGCAACGCCACTACCCCCGTGATCTGGCTGGCCTCGCTCGTTGGCACGAAGGTAACCTGCTCGCCCCCCGGCGCGATGATCTGCGAGACGCCCGAGGACGTCGGGCGCACCACACAGCGACTCACCTCCGCCGCTCGGGCCTGCGCGAGCCGGGCATGCTGCATCTGCTGGACTCGCCCCCAGTCGCGCGCATCGAACGTCGGCACCACCAGCAACTGCGCCCCGTGGCGGGTGAGGCTCAGCGCCGTGTCGGCGAAGTCCAGGTCATAGCAGATGCCGATGCCCACCGGGCCGGTCGGAGTGTCGAAGACCGGGTAGCCGGGGCCCGGCACGCCATCGGCGAAGAACTGGATCGGGTGGCGCTTGTGGTAGCGCCCGATGAGATGCCCCTCCGGCGACATGATCAGCGCGCTGTTGTAGTAGATGTCGCCATCGGTCTGACACATCGCCCGCCGCCGCAGCCAGTCGCACCGCACCCCCGCCGGCACGTGCGACTTGCAGCCGAAGGTGAGCGTCGTGTGCATTGTGCGCGTGAGACCCGCGAGCCGCCCCAGGGCCGCCGGGTCGTCCTCGACGTAGTCGGCCAGCGCCAACTCCGGCCAGACCACAAGCTGCGGCCGCGTCGGCGCATACTGCCGCGTGGTCGTCAGGAGCCATTCGAGGTCCTCCGTCTCGCTCTGCACCAGTAGCACCTTCACCGCCCGGTCGTAGGTCTCCACATGCCGCTGCAGACCCGTGACCCAGGCCAGACGGAACAGCAGCACAATGGCGGCGACCAGGCCCGCGGCGCCCAGCAGACCCCGCAGCCGCGCGTCGCGTCGGGGCCGCACGACGGCCCCCGCTACCGCCGCGCTGACCAGGACCGACAGGAAGGTCATGCCGTAGATGCCCACCAGCGGGTAAGTGGACTGGCTGCCCTGCGAGGCGACATAACAGCTCCCGATCTGCAGCCATGAGAAGCGGAGGTACCAGCCCTGGCAGCGCAGCCACTCCATGGCGACGAAGAGCACCGGAGTCAGCGCCACCAGGGCCAGCGGACAGAGGCGGGGGGCGAGAGCACGATAGGCCGCGCCGAACAGGGCCCAGGGCAGGGCGATCAGCACCGCGACCGCGATCGTCCCCGTGCCGAAGATGGCCCAGAGCCACCGCAATGACATGAGCGCAAAGACCCAGCCACAGGCCAGCGCCAGGTATGCCGCAGAGCGTACCGCGGCCGTGCGCCGCACCGCCAGCAGCAGCGGCACTAGCGCCAACGGCCCCAGGAGCCAACAGTCGAAGGGGTAGAAGAGGAGCGCGCACGCCGCGCCGGAGGCCACAGCCCACGGCAGGTTGCGCTTCAGGTCGGTTGCGACCGTGGCCGAGTACCGACGCATGGCTGCCCCCGTCCGAGATCAGTGCGCCAGTACAGATAACAGTTGCGCCCGCGGCAGGTTCCGCCGGCCGATCACCGCGCCGCCAGCTTGTCCCCGATGCGCCTGATCCGCTCCAGCGACGCCGCCGGCGGCGTCGTGTCCGCGAGGCTGAAGACGATCCCGCGGCCGTCGCCGACCGCGGCGATGGCGTCATCCACATGCGCCTCGAACTGCGCGTCCGTCATGCTCTCGGGCAGCACGCACACCGAGCATAGCCCGCCCCAGGTCGCCGGCCGCGTGCCGAAGTCGCGCCGATAGTCGGCCAGCGTCAGCTTCGTCATCGGCGCCGGGCAGACCGAGTCCGCCACATCCACGCCGCACTCGACGTAGAAACGATTGAGCTGCAGGTTCTCCCCGTCGGTGTGGGTGAGCAGCAGCTTGCCCGTCTCATGCAGCCTGTCCGCCGCGCGCTTGAGCCACGGCGCGAGGTGCTGCTCGAAGAAGGGGGGAGGGGTGACCATGAGGTCGTAGTTCGCGCCGTACAGCACGACTTCGGCGTCGCTCACCGCGCAGGCGGCGATGACCTGCTCCTGGAAGGGCGCCATGGCTTGCGCCGTGTCGGCGATCACGTCCGGATGGTCGTACAGGTCGAAGTACAGCCGGTCATAGGGCACCACTTCCTTGAGCAGGTGGTGCACGGGCGAGGCCGCCACCGTCGCCAGGGCCACGGCCACCCCTGCCTCGCCGATGTGCGTGCGGTGCTGCAGATAGCGCGACTGGTCCGCCTCGACCACGAGGTCCTCGAAGATCGCCGCCAGCACCGGGTAGTCAGCC
It contains:
- a CDS encoding sodium:solute symporter, which codes for MTATLAPIDYVVLIVYMAASVLLGVWFVREQRTVKDYFLAGQSMNWFVVAISVIAALFSGISYLGAPTEVFNYDMTYAVTVLSFFVATPLIILVFLPRFYRANFYSAYEYLERRFDLQVRTWSSAMFIIRVVFYLALAIYAPALALASVTGLPLWFSIAVIGILTTVYTTLGGMKAVIWTDVMQFFVLFGGQVAIGWFAMSRIPGGLSGTWDIAASAGKLNWLNFDWSLTVRVTFWGALIGGLFNNLVQMGTDQISVQRYLTAKSRAEAGKSLWFKLIITLPVVIVFYLMGAILYAFYQTYPDRLPDLAQKDRILPYFVVNELPHGLPGLLVAAIFAATMSTVSSGINALSTASIVDFYQRNMQRNPEPERLLQLSKWLTLVYGVLATAVAFLMPLLGTLIEATNKIMGMLGGPLLGVFLLGMLTKRTTSRGALLGAFFGSLLLAFVVFETKVSFLWYAAIGCVATFVLGYLFSLATGQPEAEEDDEVGEEPGG